Proteins from a genomic interval of Lysobacter stagni:
- the rpsG gene encoding 30S ribosomal protein S7 → MSRKGSTPQRSVLPDPKHGSETIARFINMVMQSGKKSVAEKIVYGAMDVIGEKNPNALELVEKALGNVSPAVEVKSRRVGGATYQVPVEVRASRRMALAMRWLIESARKRGENSMPRKLAAELIDASENRGGAIKKREETHRMAEANKAFAHYRW, encoded by the coding sequence ATGTCGCGTAAAGGCTCCACTCCCCAGCGTTCGGTCCTGCCCGACCCCAAGCACGGCAGCGAAACGATCGCACGCTTCATCAATATGGTCATGCAGAGCGGCAAGAAGTCGGTCGCCGAGAAGATCGTCTACGGCGCGATGGACGTCATCGGCGAGAAGAACCCGAATGCCCTCGAGCTGGTCGAGAAGGCTCTGGGCAACGTCTCTCCGGCGGTCGAAGTGAAGTCGCGTCGCGTCGGCGGCGCCACTTACCAGGTTCCGGTCGAAGTGCGCGCTTCCCGCCGCATGGCGCTGGCGATGCGCTGGCTGATCGAGTCGGCCCGCAAGCGCGGCGAGAACTCGATGCCCCGCAAGCTCGCGGCCGAACTGATCGATGCCTCGGAAAACCGCGGTGGCGCGATCAAGAAGCGCGAAGAAACCCATCGCATGGCGGAAGCGAACAAGGCGTTCGCCCACTACCGCTGGTGA
- the fusA gene encoding elongation factor G, whose protein sequence is MARTTPIERYRNFGIMAHIDAGKTTTSERILFYTGVSHKIGEVHEGAATMDWMEQEQERGITITSAATTAFWKGMDKSLPEHRFNIIDTPGHVDFTIEVERSLRVLDGAVFVLCAVGGVQPQSETVWRQANKYSVPRMAFVNKMDRTGANFDKVVEQLKSRLGAYAVPMQVPIGAEDGFEGVVDLLKMKAIHWDVASQGTKFEYRDIPADLQAKAEAARSFMIEAAAEASEELMEKYLSEGELTEAEIIEGLRTRTLKVEIVPVFCGSAFKNKGVQAMLDGVINLLPSPADRPPVQGIDENDKEDSRKASDSEPFSALAFKIMTDPFVGALTFFRVYSGVLNSGDQVFNPVKSKKERIGRILQMHANQRDEIKEVRAGDIAAAVGLKDVTTGDTLCAADHVITLERMTFPEPVISMAVEPKTKSDQEKMGMALSRLAQEDPSFRVRTDEESGQTIIAGMGELHLDIIVDRMRREFNVEANVGKPQVAYRETIRKSDVKSDYKHAKQSGGKGQYGHVVIELSPMNEADRANEDVENDFLFINDITGGVIPKEFIPAVEKGLRETITSGPLAGFPVVNVKVKLVFGSYHDVDSSEMAFKLAASMAFKEGFRKADPVLLEPMMKVEIVTPEDYVGDVMGDVSRRRGLLSGQDDSPSGKVINAMVPLGEMFGYATTLRSMSQGRATFTMEFDHYAEAPTNIADAVMKKS, encoded by the coding sequence GTGGCTCGCACCACTCCCATCGAGCGTTACCGCAACTTCGGCATCATGGCCCACATCGATGCCGGCAAGACCACCACGTCCGAACGCATCCTGTTCTACACCGGCGTCAGCCACAAGATCGGCGAAGTGCACGAAGGTGCCGCGACGATGGACTGGATGGAGCAGGAGCAGGAGCGCGGCATCACGATCACGTCCGCTGCCACCACTGCGTTCTGGAAGGGCATGGACAAGTCCCTGCCGGAGCACCGCTTCAACATCATCGACACCCCAGGCCACGTCGACTTCACCATCGAAGTCGAGCGTTCGCTGCGCGTGCTCGACGGCGCGGTGTTCGTGCTGTGCGCCGTGGGCGGCGTGCAGCCGCAGTCCGAGACCGTGTGGCGTCAGGCCAACAAGTACTCGGTGCCGCGTATGGCGTTCGTCAACAAGATGGACCGCACCGGTGCCAACTTCGACAAGGTCGTCGAACAGCTGAAGTCGCGCCTTGGCGCCTACGCCGTGCCGATGCAGGTGCCGATCGGCGCTGAAGACGGCTTCGAGGGCGTGGTCGACCTGCTCAAGATGAAGGCCATCCATTGGGATGTCGCCTCGCAGGGCACCAAGTTCGAGTACCGCGACATTCCGGCCGACCTCCAGGCGAAGGCCGAGGCCGCGCGCAGCTTCATGATCGAAGCCGCTGCCGAAGCGTCGGAAGAGCTGATGGAGAAGTACCTCTCCGAAGGCGAGCTGACCGAAGCCGAGATCATCGAAGGCCTGCGCACGCGCACGCTGAAGGTCGAGATCGTGCCGGTGTTCTGCGGTTCGGCGTTCAAGAACAAGGGCGTGCAGGCCATGCTCGACGGCGTCATCAACCTGCTGCCGTCGCCGGCCGACCGTCCGCCGGTGCAGGGCATCGACGAGAACGACAAGGAAGACAGCCGCAAGGCGTCCGACTCCGAGCCGTTCTCGGCGCTGGCGTTCAAGATCATGACCGACCCGTTCGTCGGTGCGCTGACGTTCTTCCGCGTCTACTCGGGCGTGCTCAACTCCGGCGACCAGGTGTTCAACCCGGTCAAGTCGAAGAAGGAGCGCATCGGCCGCATCCTGCAGATGCATGCCAACCAGCGTGACGAAATCAAGGAAGTGCGCGCGGGCGACATCGCCGCCGCCGTGGGCCTGAAGGACGTGACCACCGGCGACACGCTGTGCGCCGCCGACCACGTCATCACCCTGGAGCGCATGACCTTCCCGGAGCCCGTCATCTCGATGGCGGTCGAGCCGAAGACCAAGTCGGACCAGGAAAAGATGGGCATGGCCCTGTCGCGTCTCGCGCAGGAAGATCCCTCCTTCCGCGTGCGTACCGACGAGGAATCGGGCCAGACCATCATCGCCGGCATGGGCGAGCTGCACCTGGACATCATCGTCGACCGCATGCGTCGCGAGTTCAACGTGGAAGCCAACGTCGGCAAGCCGCAGGTGGCCTACCGCGAAACGATCCGCAAGTCGGACGTGAAGTCGGACTACAAGCACGCCAAGCAGTCGGGTGGTAAGGGTCAGTACGGTCACGTCGTGATCGAGCTGTCGCCGATGAACGAAGCCGATCGCGCCAACGAGGATGTCGAGAACGATTTCCTGTTCATCAACGACATCACCGGCGGCGTGATTCCGAAGGAATTCATCCCGGCCGTCGAGAAGGGCCTGCGCGAAACCATCACCAGCGGTCCGCTGGCTGGCTTCCCGGTCGTGAACGTCAAGGTCAAGCTGGTGTTCGGCTCGTACCACGACGTCGACTCGTCGGAAATGGCGTTCAAGCTCGCCGCGTCGATGGCGTTCAAGGAAGGTTTCCGCAAGGCGGATCCGGTCCTGCTCGAGCCGATGATGAAGGTCGAAATCGTGACGCCGGAAGACTATGTCGGCGACGTCATGGGCGACGTGAGCCGTCGTCGCGGTCTGCTGTCCGGCCAGGACGACAGCCCGTCGGGCAAGGTGATCAACGCGATGGTGCCGCTGGGCGAAATGTTCGGCTACGCGACGACGCTGCGCTCGATGTCGCAGGGTCGCGCCACCTTCACGATGGAATTCGATCATTACGCCGAAGCGCCGACGAACATCGCCGACGCCGTGATGAAGAAGTCCTGA
- the tuf gene encoding elongation factor Tu — MAKGKFERTKPHVNVGTIGHVDHGKTTLTAALTKVGAERFGGEFKAYDAIDAAPEEKARGITISTAHVEYESPNRHYAHVDCPGHADYVKNMITGAAQMDGAILVCSAADGPMPQTREHILLSRQVGVPYIVVFLNKADMVDDAELLELVEMEVRELLSKYEFPGDDTPIIKGSARLALEGDQSEIGVPAILKLVEALDTFIPEPQRDVDKPFLMPVEDVFSISGRGTVVTGRIERGIIKVGDEIEIVGIRPTQKTTVTGVEMFRKLLDQGQAGDNAGLLLRGTKRDDVERGQVLCKPGSINPHTEFEAEVYVLSKDEGGRHTPFFKGYRPQFYFRTTDITGAVTLPEGVEMVMPGDNIKMVVSLINPVAMDEGLRFAIREGGRTVGAGVVAKIIK; from the coding sequence ATGGCCAAGGGTAAGTTTGAGCGCACCAAGCCGCACGTGAACGTGGGCACGATCGGTCACGTCGACCACGGCAAGACGACGCTGACGGCGGCACTGACGAAGGTGGGCGCGGAGCGTTTCGGCGGCGAGTTCAAGGCGTACGACGCGATCGACGCAGCGCCGGAAGAGAAGGCGCGCGGCATCACGATCTCGACGGCGCACGTCGAGTACGAAAGCCCGAACCGCCACTACGCACACGTGGACTGCCCGGGCCACGCCGACTACGTGAAGAACATGATCACGGGTGCGGCGCAGATGGACGGCGCGATCCTGGTGTGCTCGGCCGCGGACGGCCCGATGCCGCAGACGCGTGAGCACATCCTGCTGTCGCGCCAGGTGGGCGTGCCGTACATCGTCGTGTTCCTGAACAAGGCCGACATGGTGGACGACGCCGAGCTGCTGGAGCTGGTGGAGATGGAAGTGCGTGAGCTTCTGTCGAAGTACGAGTTCCCGGGCGACGACACCCCGATCATCAAGGGTTCGGCGCGTCTGGCGCTGGAAGGCGACCAGTCGGAGATCGGCGTGCCGGCGATCCTGAAGCTGGTGGAAGCGCTGGACACGTTCATTCCGGAGCCGCAGCGTGACGTCGACAAGCCGTTCCTGATGCCGGTGGAAGACGTGTTCTCGATCTCGGGCCGCGGCACCGTGGTGACCGGTCGTATCGAGCGCGGCATCATCAAGGTCGGCGACGAAATCGAAATCGTCGGTATCCGCCCGACGCAGAAGACGACGGTGACCGGCGTCGAAATGTTCCGCAAGCTGCTGGACCAGGGTCAGGCGGGCGACAACGCCGGTCTGCTGCTGCGCGGCACGAAGCGTGACGACGTGGAGCGCGGCCAGGTGCTGTGCAAGCCGGGTTCGATCAACCCGCACACGGAGTTCGAGGCCGAGGTGTACGTGCTGTCGAAGGACGAGGGTGGCCGTCACACGCCGTTCTTCAAGGGTTACCGCCCGCAGTTCTACTTCCGCACGACCGACATCACCGGCGCGGTGACGCTGCCGGAAGGCGTCGAGATGGTGATGCCGGGCGACAACATCAAGATGGTGGTGTCGCTGATCAACCCGGTGGCGATGGACGAAGGCCTGCGTTTCGCGATCCGCGAAGGCGGTCGTACCGTCGGCGCCGGCGTGGTGGCCAAGATCATCAAGTAA
- the rpsJ gene encoding 30S ribosomal protein S10, producing the protein MADQKIRIRLKAYDHRLIDRSASEIVETAKRTGAQVKGPIPLPTKIERYTILVSPHADKDARDQYETRTHKRVLDIVDPNDKTVDALMKLELAAGVDVQIKLT; encoded by the coding sequence ATGGCGGACCAAAAGATCCGAATCCGGCTCAAAGCGTACGATCATCGTCTGATCGACCGCTCGGCCAGCGAGATCGTCGAGACGGCGAAGCGTACCGGTGCCCAGGTCAAGGGCCCGATCCCGCTGCCGACCAAGATCGAGCGTTACACCATCCTCGTCTCCCCGCATGCCGACAAGGATGCGCGTGACCAGTACGAGACCCGCACGCACAAGCGCGTGCTTGACATCGTCGACCCCAACGACAAGACCGTGGACGCGCTGATGAAGCTCGAGCTCGCGGCGGGCGTTGATGTCCAGATCAAGCTGACCTGA
- the rplC gene encoding 50S ribosomal protein L3, giving the protein MTAKKYSLGIVGRKAGMSRFFTEDGKSVPVTLIEATPNRITQIKTPESDGYSAVQVTVGVRRAALVNKPEAGHLAKAKVEAGRGLWELRVEADQIGGFEVGGEIKADIFAAGQLVDVQGVTKGKGFQGTIKRWNFTMGDATHGNSLSHRSPGSIGQRQTPGRVFPGKKMSGHMGADTQTTQRLEVVKVDAERGLIAIKGAVPGAPGGDVIVRPSSKGV; this is encoded by the coding sequence ATGACCGCGAAGAAGTATTCGTTGGGCATCGTCGGTCGCAAGGCCGGCATGAGCCGCTTCTTCACTGAAGACGGCAAGTCGGTTCCGGTGACCCTGATCGAGGCGACCCCGAACCGCATCACCCAGATCAAGACCCCGGAATCCGACGGCTACAGCGCCGTGCAGGTGACCGTGGGCGTGCGCCGCGCCGCGCTCGTCAACAAGCCGGAAGCCGGTCACCTCGCCAAGGCGAAGGTTGAAGCCGGTCGTGGCCTGTGGGAGCTGCGCGTGGAAGCCGACCAGATCGGTGGGTTCGAAGTGGGCGGCGAAATCAAGGCCGACATCTTCGCCGCCGGCCAGCTGGTCGACGTCCAGGGCGTCACGAAGGGCAAGGGCTTCCAGGGCACGATCAAGCGCTGGAACTTCACGATGGGCGATGCGACGCACGGTAACTCGCTGTCGCACCGTTCGCCGGGCTCCATCGGCCAGCGCCAGACGCCGGGCCGTGTGTTCCCGGGCAAGAAGATGTCCGGCCACATGGGTGCCGATACCCAGACCACGCAGCGCCTGGAAGTGGTGAAGGTCGACGCCGAGCGCGGCCTGATCGCCATCAAGGGTGCGGTGCCGGGTGCGCCGGGTGGCGACGTGATCGTGCGTCCGTCGAGCAAGGGAGTTTGA
- the rplD gene encoding 50S ribosomal protein L4 gives MELTITNSSKTLSVSDAIFGREFSEDLVHQVVVAYRNAGRAGTKAQKTRSEVNGTTKKSKKQKGGGARHGALTAPIFVGGGVTFAAKPRSFAQKVNRKMYRAAMAAILSELNRQGRITVVESFDIEAPKTQGLIAKLKGLEVGKRPLIVTEDASENLYLSARNLPYVEVRDVQGLDPVSLVGADSVVVTADAVKKIEEWLA, from the coding sequence ATGGAACTCACCATTACGAATAGCAGCAAGACGCTGTCGGTTTCCGACGCGATCTTCGGCCGCGAATTCAGCGAAGACCTGGTCCACCAGGTGGTCGTTGCCTATCGCAACGCCGGTCGCGCCGGCACCAAGGCACAGAAGACCCGTTCGGAAGTCAACGGCACGACCAAGAAGTCGAAGAAGCAGAAGGGCGGCGGTGCGCGTCACGGCGCGCTGACGGCTCCGATCTTCGTCGGCGGCGGCGTGACCTTCGCGGCCAAGCCGCGCAGCTTCGCGCAGAAGGTCAACCGCAAGATGTATCGCGCCGCGATGGCCGCGATCCTGTCCGAGCTGAACCGTCAGGGCCGCATCACGGTCGTGGAGTCCTTCGACATCGAAGCTCCGAAGACCCAGGGCCTGATCGCCAAGCTGAAGGGCCTGGAAGTCGGCAAGCGTCCGCTGATCGTCACCGAAGACGCCTCCGAGAACCTGTACCTCTCGGCGCGCAACCTGCCGTACGTCGAAGTGCGTGACGTCCAGGGCCTGGATCCGGTTTCCCTCGTGGGCGCCGACTCGGTCGTGGTCACCGCCGACGCGGTCAAGAAGATCGAGGAGTGGCTGGCATGA
- the rplW gene encoding 50S ribosomal protein L23, producing the protein MNDAKLYNIIRAPRVSEKTARLQEVSNQYVFEVATDATKADIKVAVEKLFEVKVEAVNVVNVKGKNKSFRFRAGSRGDWRKAYVTLAEGQSIDVMAKA; encoded by the coding sequence ATGAACGACGCCAAGCTCTACAACATCATCCGTGCGCCGCGCGTGTCCGAGAAGACCGCTCGTCTGCAGGAAGTTTCCAACCAATACGTCTTCGAAGTCGCGACGGACGCTACCAAGGCCGACATCAAGGTCGCCGTGGAAAAGCTGTTCGAAGTCAAGGTCGAGGCCGTCAACGTCGTGAACGTCAAGGGCAAGAACAAGTCCTTCCGTTTCCGCGCTGGCAGCCGCGGCGACTGGCGCAAGGCGTACGTGACGCTGGCCGAAGGCCAGTCGATCGACGTGATGGCCAAGGCCTGA
- the rplB gene encoding 50S ribosomal protein L2: MALMTFKPTSAGRRSAVRVVTPGLHKGAPHAALVEKQGKTGGRNHHGRITTRHIGGGHKQHYRIIDFKRDKEGIPARVERIEYDPNRTAHIALLCYVDGERRYIIAPKGLKDGDQVIAGRDAPIKVGNTLPLTNIPVGSTVHCIEMKPGKGAQLARAAGAGVQLIAREQGYATLRLRSGEMRKVPAECRATIGEVGNDEHNLEKLGKAGAKRWRGVRPTVRGAAMNPVDHPHGGGEAKAGQGNPHPVTPWGVPTKGYKTRKNKRTQQFIVRDRRS, encoded by the coding sequence ATGGCATTGATGACTTTCAAGCCCACCTCCGCCGGCCGCCGCAGCGCGGTTCGCGTGGTGACCCCGGGCCTGCACAAGGGCGCGCCGCACGCGGCGCTCGTCGAGAAGCAGGGCAAGACCGGCGGTCGTAACCACCACGGCCGCATCACCACCCGTCACATCGGTGGTGGTCACAAGCAGCACTACCGCATCATCGACTTCAAGCGCGACAAGGAAGGCATTCCGGCGCGTGTCGAGCGCATCGAGTACGACCCGAACCGCACCGCCCACATCGCGCTGCTGTGCTACGTCGACGGTGAGCGCCGTTACATCATCGCCCCCAAGGGCCTGAAGGACGGCGACCAGGTGATCGCGGGCCGCGACGCCCCGATCAAGGTCGGCAACACGCTGCCGCTGACCAACATCCCGGTCGGCTCCACCGTGCATTGCATCGAGATGAAGCCGGGCAAGGGCGCCCAGCTGGCCCGCGCCGCTGGCGCCGGCGTCCAGCTGATCGCGCGCGAGCAGGGCTACGCCACGCTGCGTCTGCGCTCGGGTGAGATGCGCAAGGTTCCGGCCGAGTGCCGCGCCACCATCGGCGAAGTCGGCAACGACGAGCACAACCTCGAGAAGCTGGGCAAGGCCGGCGCCAAGCGTTGGCGCGGTGTCCGCCCGACCGTTCGCGGTGCGGCCATGAACCCGGTCGACCATCCGCACGGCGGTGGTGAGGCCAAGGCTGGCCAGGGCAACCCGCATCCGGTCACCCCGTGGGGTGTTCCGACCAAGGGTTACAAGACCCGCAAGAACAAGCGCACCCAGCAGTTCATCGTGCGCGATCGCAGGAGCTAA
- the rpsS gene encoding 30S ribosomal protein S19: MARSLKKGPFVDHHLMKKVETAGSNKKPIKTWSRRSMILPEMVGFTIAVHNGKNHIPVLVNENMVGHKLGEFALTRTFKGHGGDKKSGK, translated from the coding sequence ATGGCACGTTCACTGAAGAAAGGCCCGTTCGTCGACCACCACCTGATGAAGAAGGTGGAGACCGCGGGCAGCAACAAGAAGCCGATCAAGACCTGGTCGCGTCGCTCGATGATCCTGCCGGAGATGGTGGGTTTCACCATCGCCGTGCATAACGGCAAGAACCACATCCCGGTGCTGGTCAACGAGAACATGGTTGGCCACAAGCTTGGCGAGTTCGCCCTGACCCGTACGTTCAAGGGTCACGGCGGCGACAAGAAGTCGGGCAAGTAA
- the rplV gene encoding 50S ribosomal protein L22, whose protein sequence is MEAKAILRTARISPQKARLVADQVRGLSAERAVNLLKFSDKKAAQMIRKVVESAIANAENNQGADIDELKVKTIMVDEGPALKRFMARAKGRGTRILKRTSHITVVVGAGK, encoded by the coding sequence ATGGAAGCGAAAGCCATCCTGCGCACCGCGCGCATCTCCCCGCAGAAGGCCCGCCTGGTCGCTGACCAGGTGCGTGGTCTGTCGGCCGAGCGCGCCGTCAACCTGCTGAAGTTCTCGGACAAGAAGGCTGCCCAGATGATCCGCAAGGTCGTCGAGTCCGCCATCGCCAACGCCGAGAACAACCAGGGCGCTGACATCGACGAACTCAAGGTCAAGACCATCATGGTGGACGAGGGTCCCGCACTGAAGCGCTTCATGGCGCGTGCGAAGGGCCGCGGCACCCGCATCCTCAAGCGCACCAGCCACATCACTGTGGTTGTGGGCGCGGGCAAGTAA
- the rpsC gene encoding 30S ribosomal protein S3, with protein MGHKVHPTGIRLGIAKDWNSKWFANKKQYANFLAADLKVRDLLRKKLAQAGISKIFIERPANNARVTIHTARPGVVIGKRGEDIEKLRKEVSDVMGVPAHINVTEVRKPELDAQLVAESIAQQLERRIMFRRAMKRAVGNAMRLGALGIKVNVAGRLNGAEIARSEWYREGRVPLHTLRADIDYGFAEAKTTYGIIGIKVWVYKGEVFDFSQVGQEKQDDTPRSDRGDRGDRGDRSDRPGRGAREQR; from the coding sequence ATGGGTCATAAAGTTCATCCCACCGGCATCCGCCTGGGCATTGCCAAGGACTGGAATTCCAAGTGGTTTGCCAACAAGAAGCAGTACGCCAATTTCCTGGCGGCGGACCTGAAGGTCCGTGACCTGCTGCGCAAGAAGCTGGCTCAGGCCGGCATCTCGAAGATCTTCATCGAGCGTCCGGCGAATAACGCCCGCGTGACGATCCACACCGCCCGTCCGGGCGTGGTGATCGGCAAGCGCGGCGAGGACATCGAGAAGCTGCGCAAGGAAGTCAGTGACGTGATGGGCGTTCCGGCGCACATCAACGTCACCGAGGTCCGCAAGCCGGAACTCGACGCGCAGCTGGTCGCCGAGTCCATCGCTCAGCAGCTCGAGCGCCGCATCATGTTCCGTCGTGCGATGAAGCGCGCCGTGGGCAACGCGATGCGCCTGGGTGCCCTGGGCATCAAGGTCAACGTCGCCGGTCGCCTGAACGGTGCCGAGATCGCGCGTTCGGAGTGGTACCGCGAAGGTCGCGTGCCGCTGCACACGCTGCGTGCCGACATCGATTACGGCTTCGCTGAAGCCAAGACGACGTACGGCATCATCGGCATCAAGGTGTGGGTCTACAAGGGCGAGGTCTTCGACTTCTCCCAGGTCGGCCAGGAAAAGCAGGACGACACGCCGCGTAGCGATCGCGGTGACCGTGGTGACCGCGGTGATCGCAGCGACCGTCCGGGCCGTGGCGCCCGCGAACAGAGGTAA
- the rplP gene encoding 50S ribosomal protein L16: MLQPKRTKYRKVHKGRNEGLSWNGNAVSFGEYGLKATAHGQLTARQIEAARRSISRYVKRGGKMWIRVFPDKPITKKPIEVRMGSGKGNVEYWVAQIQPGRMIYEIEGVAEDVAREAFRLAAAKLSVTTTFVTRTVR, from the coding sequence ATGTTGCAACCCAAGCGAACCAAGTACCGCAAGGTACACAAGGGCCGCAATGAGGGCCTGAGCTGGAACGGCAACGCCGTCAGCTTCGGCGAGTACGGCCTTAAGGCGACGGCGCACGGTCAGCTGACCGCGCGCCAGATCGAGGCAGCGCGTCGTTCCATCAGCCGCTACGTCAAGCGCGGCGGCAAGATGTGGATCCGCGTGTTCCCCGACAAGCCGATCACCAAGAAGCCGATCGAAGTCCGAATGGGCTCCGGTAAGGGCAACGTCGAGTACTGGGTCGCCCAGATCCAGCCCGGTCGCATGATTTACGAGATCGAAGGTGTGGCAGAGGACGTGGCGCGTGAAGCGTTCCGCCTGGCCGCCGCCAAGCTCTCGGTGACCACCACTTTCGTTACCCGGACGGTGCGCTAA
- the rpmC gene encoding 50S ribosomal protein L29: MELKQLREKSADELKAHLAELHKESFALRMQKATGQLAKTHESRRVRREIARVNMLLGEKK, from the coding sequence ATGGAACTCAAGCAACTGCGCGAGAAGTCGGCCGACGAACTGAAGGCCCACCTGGCCGAGCTGCACAAGGAGAGCTTCGCTCTCCGCATGCAGAAGGCCACTGGCCAACTCGCCAAGACCCATGAGTCCCGCCGCGTGCGCCGCGAGATTGCTCGCGTGAACATGCTGCTCGGCGAGAAGAAGTAA
- the rpsQ gene encoding 30S ribosomal protein S17: MTDNNTEKAVRTVEGRVVSNKMDKTVTVLVERQVKHALYGKYIRRSTKLHAHDADNACKEGDVVRVKEIAPMSKTKNWSVVEIVSRAAE, encoded by the coding sequence ATGACCGACAACAATACAGAGAAGGCTGTCCGCACGGTTGAAGGCCGGGTCGTCAGCAACAAGATGGACAAGACCGTCACCGTGCTCGTCGAGCGCCAGGTCAAGCACGCGCTGTACGGCAAGTACATCCGTCGCTCGACCAAGCTCCACGCCCACGATGCCGACAACGCCTGCAAGGAAGGCGATGTCGTGCGTGTGAAGGAGATTGCGCCGATGTCCAAGACCAAGAACTGGAGCGTGGTTGAGATCGTCAGCCGCGCGGCCGAATAA
- the rplN gene encoding 50S ribosomal protein L14, with protein MIQMQSYLDVADNSGAKEVMCIKVLGGSKRRYAGIGDIIKVTVKDAIPRGKVKKGDVYDAVVVRTRKGVRRPDGSLIRFDGNAAVLLNNKQEPIGTRIFGPVTRELRTEKFMKIVSLAPEVL; from the coding sequence ATGATCCAGATGCAGAGCTACCTCGATGTGGCCGACAACTCCGGTGCCAAGGAAGTGATGTGCATTAAGGTGCTGGGCGGCTCGAAGCGCCGTTACGCCGGCATCGGCGACATCATCAAGGTCACCGTCAAGGACGCGATCCCGCGTGGCAAGGTCAAGAAGGGCGACGTCTACGACGCCGTCGTGGTGCGTACCCGCAAGGGTGTGCGCCGTCCGGACGGTTCGCTGATCCGCTTCGACGGCAACGCCGCCGTGCTCCTGAACAACAAGCAGGAACCGATCGGTACCCGCATCTTCGGGCCTGTGACCCGCGAGCTGCGTACCGAGAAGTTCATGAAGATCGTCTCGCTCGCTCCTGAAGTGCTCTGA
- the rplX gene encoding 50S ribosomal protein L24 produces MNRIRKGDQVIVTTGKDKGKKGEVVRVLGEKLVVSNINVVKRHTKPNPQAGQPGGVVEREAPIHISNVMLFNPATGKGERVAFKVLEDGRKLRVFRSSGEAVDA; encoded by the coding sequence ATGAACCGTATCCGCAAGGGCGATCAGGTGATCGTCACCACCGGCAAGGACAAGGGCAAGAAGGGCGAAGTGGTGCGCGTGCTCGGCGAGAAACTCGTCGTGTCGAACATCAACGTCGTCAAACGCCACACCAAGCCGAACCCCCAGGCTGGCCAGCCGGGCGGCGTGGTCGAGCGCGAGGCGCCGATCCACATTTCCAACGTGATGCTGTTCAACCCGGCCACTGGCAAGGGTGAGCGCGTTGCTTTCAAGGTGCTGGAGGATGGACGCAAACTGCGTGTGTTCCGCTCCAGCGGTGAGGCGGTTGACGCCTGA
- the rplE gene encoding 50S ribosomal protein L5, with amino-acid sequence MTTRLEKFYKDEVVPALTKKFGYTNPMEVPRLSKITINMGVGEAATNKKILENAVADLTKIAGQKPIVTKSRVSVASFKIRDGWPIGCKVTLRRAQMFEFLDRLINISLPRVRDFRGVSGRSFDGRGNYNMGVKEQIIFPEIDFDAVDAIRGMDIAITTTAKTDAEAKALLEAFRFPFRN; translated from the coding sequence ATGACCACCCGTCTTGAAAAGTTCTACAAGGACGAAGTCGTCCCGGCCCTGACCAAGAAGTTCGGTTACACGAACCCGATGGAAGTGCCGCGCCTGTCCAAGATCACGATCAACATGGGCGTCGGCGAAGCCGCGACCAACAAGAAGATCCTGGAAAACGCTGTCGCCGATCTGACCAAGATCGCCGGCCAGAAGCCGATCGTGACCAAGTCCCGCGTGTCGGTGGCTTCGTTCAAGATCCGTGACGGCTGGCCGATCGGCTGCAAGGTCACGCTGCGTCGTGCCCAGATGTTCGAGTTCCTGGACCGCCTGATCAACATCTCGCTGCCCCGCGTGCGTGACTTCCGCGGCGTGTCGGGTCGTTCGTTCGACGGCCGCGGCAACTACAACATGGGCGTGAAGGAACAGATCATCTTCCCGGAAATCGACTTCGACGCCGTCGACGCGATCCGCGGCATGGACATCGCGATCACCACGACCGCGAAGACCGACGCCGAAGCCAAGGCCCTGCTGGAAGCCTTCCGCTTCCCGTTCCGCAACTAA
- the rpsN gene encoding 30S ribosomal protein S14, protein MAKTSMVNREIKRAKLAKQHGAKRDALKKIISSLTASYEEKLEAATKLQKLPRDSSPSRQRNRCELSGRPRGVYRKFGLGRNMLRKATMNGDVPGLRKASW, encoded by the coding sequence ATGGCTAAGACCTCCATGGTCAACCGCGAGATCAAGCGGGCGAAGCTGGCGAAGCAGCACGGCGCCAAGCGTGACGCGCTGAAGAAGATCATCTCCAGCCTGACCGCCTCGTACGAGGAGAAGCTGGAAGCCGCGACCAAGCTGCAGAAGCTGCCGCGCGACTCGTCGCCGAGCCGCCAGCGCAACCGCTGCGAGCTGTCGGGCCGCCCGCGTGGTGTCTACCGCAAGTTCGGCCTCGGCCGCAACATGCTGCGCAAGGCGACCATGAACGGCGACGTCCCGGGTCTGCGCAAGGCCAGCTGGTAA